From Solibacillus isronensis, the proteins below share one genomic window:
- a CDS encoding aspartate-semialdehyde dehydrogenase: MTKKLNVAVVGATGAVGSKMMEKLIERKFPIASIKFLASARSAGKQIEFNGENYTIEEAKPESFEGIDLALFSAGGAVSEVLAPEAAKRGAIVIDNTSHFRMDPEVPLVVPEVNRHALKTIPKGIIANPNCSTIQMVAALQPIREKFGLTKVVVSTYQAVSGSGVAAIEELREQSAQWDAGKNVEAKVLPVKSDKKHYPIARNVIPQIDKFTDNGFTYEEMKMINETKKIMEAPELKVAATCVRVPVVSGHSESVYIELEQEATVQQIFDALTGAPGIVLQDDIREQLYPMPIFAENEEPTYVGRIRQDLDNKKGFHLWIVSDNLLKGAALNSIQIAEAMLEDHLL; the protein is encoded by the coding sequence ATGACAAAGAAATTGAATGTTGCCGTAGTTGGGGCAACAGGAGCTGTAGGTTCAAAAATGATGGAGAAGCTGATTGAGCGCAAATTTCCAATTGCATCTATCAAGTTTTTAGCTTCTGCTCGTTCAGCGGGAAAACAAATTGAATTCAATGGTGAAAACTATACGATAGAAGAAGCGAAACCGGAAAGCTTTGAAGGGATCGATCTAGCATTATTTTCAGCAGGCGGAGCTGTATCTGAAGTACTGGCACCTGAAGCAGCAAAGCGTGGAGCGATTGTTATTGATAACACAAGCCATTTCCGTATGGATCCAGAGGTACCGCTTGTTGTACCGGAAGTAAATCGCCATGCATTAAAAACGATTCCAAAAGGGATTATCGCAAATCCTAACTGTTCGACAATTCAAATGGTTGCAGCATTACAGCCAATCCGTGAAAAATTCGGCTTAACAAAAGTTGTTGTATCGACATATCAAGCGGTATCCGGTTCTGGTGTGGCAGCAATTGAAGAGCTGCGTGAGCAAAGTGCACAGTGGGATGCAGGGAAAAATGTTGAAGCGAAAGTTTTACCGGTTAAATCAGATAAAAAACATTATCCTATCGCACGTAACGTCATTCCGCAAATTGATAAGTTTACGGACAATGGCTTTACATATGAAGAAATGAAAATGATTAATGAAACGAAAAAAATTATGGAAGCACCTGAGCTAAAAGTCGCTGCAACATGTGTACGTGTTCCGGTTGTTTCAGGCCACTCAGAATCGGTTTATATCGAACTGGAGCAAGAAGCAACAGTACAGCAAATTTTTGACGCATTAACTGGGGCGCCGGGCATTGTTCTGCAAGATGACATTCGCGAACAGCTTTACCCGATGCCGATTTTTGCAGAAAATGAAGAACCGACATATGTTGGACGTATTCGCCAAGATTTAGACAACAAAAAAGGATTCCACTTATGGATTGTGTCAGATAATTTATTAAAAGGGGCTGCACTCAACTCTATTCAAATTGCAGAAGCTATGCTAGAGGATCACTTACTATAA
- the ribF gene encoding riboflavin biosynthesis protein RibF, translating to MNVIHLKYPHQLAQEIEKEAYSLAIGFFDGVHKGHQAVIEAAKQKAEQLNIKSAVMTFDPHPSIVLGRRNEKVFYITPLPQKLDTLKKLNIDTVFVVNFTSDFAKLTPEEFIKYFIVDLNVQHVTAGFDFSFGAYGKGNMELMEQLSNGRYGVTAIEKQQDAVEKISSTRIRQALQDGEMEQARNLLGRAFEVPGIVVHGDKRGRTMGFPTANVQAMEGCYIPATGVYAVKILVQNKWYDGVCNVGYKPTFNNPEEKLLSIEVHILNFNKNIYGEEVVVGWYKRIRSERKFNGIEALIEQIELDKQQAIAYFEQLR from the coding sequence ATGAACGTTATTCATTTGAAATACCCCCATCAATTAGCACAGGAAATAGAAAAAGAGGCGTACTCATTAGCAATCGGATTTTTTGATGGGGTACATAAAGGACATCAGGCGGTCATTGAAGCGGCAAAGCAAAAAGCCGAGCAGCTTAATATTAAAAGTGCCGTGATGACTTTTGATCCACATCCATCGATTGTACTAGGCAGACGTAATGAAAAAGTGTTTTACATTACGCCACTACCACAAAAATTAGATACATTAAAAAAATTAAATATCGATACAGTATTTGTTGTAAACTTTACATCAGACTTTGCAAAGCTTACACCGGAAGAGTTCATTAAGTATTTTATCGTAGATTTAAATGTCCAGCATGTAACGGCAGGCTTTGATTTCTCATTTGGCGCATACGGCAAAGGCAATATGGAGCTGATGGAGCAACTGTCGAACGGGCGTTATGGTGTGACGGCAATCGAAAAACAGCAGGATGCAGTCGAAAAAATCAGCTCAACACGTATTCGCCAAGCATTACAGGACGGGGAAATGGAGCAGGCTCGTAATCTATTAGGCCGCGCATTTGAAGTGCCGGGAATCGTCGTGCACGGAGATAAGCGCGGACGGACAATGGGCTTTCCGACAGCAAACGTTCAGGCGATGGAAGGCTGCTATATACCGGCAACCGGTGTGTATGCAGTGAAAATTTTAGTGCAAAATAAATGGTATGACGGGGTTTGTAATGTAGGCTATAAACCGACATTCAACAACCCGGAAGAAAAGCTGCTGTCGATTGAAGTGCATATTTTAAATTTCAATAAAAATATTTACGGTGAAGAGGTCGTTGTCGGCTGGTATAAACGCATTCGCAGCGAACGGAAATTTAATGGCATCGAAGCGTTAATTGAGCAAATTGAATTAGATAAACAGCAAGCAATCGCCTATTTTGAACAACTACGCTAA
- the dapA gene encoding 4-hydroxy-tetrahydrodipicolinate synthase produces MDFGRIGTAMITPFKKDGTINYPELERIIDHLIENGTDSIIACGTTSENPTMSTEEKIEVVRFTVEKVAGRIPVIAGTGDNETAYSIMMTHKAEENGANGIMLVTPYYNKPNQRGMYAHFKTIAKETKLPVMLYNVPGRTGANILAETTIAISKDVPNITCIKEASGNLDQMGDIIENVDPDFYVYSGDDGLTLPLLAIGGRGIISVASHVVGKDMQQMVRAFEEGRHQEAAQIHRALLPLVRALFAQPNPSPIKYAMTKLGFDTLDVRMPMMEMLPEEKAAFDEIWDTYQEKAKSFRALQVN; encoded by the coding sequence ATGGATTTCGGACGTATTGGTACAGCGATGATTACGCCGTTTAAAAAGGACGGTACGATTAATTATCCTGAGTTAGAACGAATTATTGATCACTTAATTGAAAATGGTACAGATTCAATTATTGCTTGTGGAACAACTTCGGAAAACCCGACAATGTCAACTGAGGAAAAAATCGAGGTCGTGCGCTTTACTGTCGAAAAAGTGGCAGGACGCATCCCTGTTATTGCAGGTACAGGTGATAACGAAACAGCCTACTCGATTATGATGACTCATAAAGCAGAGGAAAATGGGGCAAACGGAATCATGCTCGTAACTCCATATTATAATAAGCCAAACCAGCGCGGCATGTATGCCCACTTTAAAACAATCGCAAAAGAAACAAAACTCCCTGTCATGCTATATAATGTCCCTGGTCGTACAGGTGCCAATATTTTAGCTGAAACAACGATTGCGATCAGCAAAGACGTACCGAATATTACATGCATTAAAGAAGCAAGCGGTAACCTGGATCAGATGGGCGACATCATTGAAAATGTCGATCCGGATTTCTATGTATATTCAGGGGATGACGGGTTAACATTACCACTGCTTGCTATCGGCGGACGCGGCATTATTTCTGTCGCTTCACATGTAGTAGGAAAAGATATGCAGCAAATGGTTCGCGCATTTGAAGAAGGCCGTCATCAGGAAGCTGCACAAATTCACCGTGCGTTATTGCCGCTCGTTCGTGCGTTATTTGCACAACCGAATCCATCTCCAATAAAATACGCGATGACAAAATTAGGCTTTGATACACTTGATGTACGGATGCCGATGATGGAAATGCTACCAGAAGAAAAGGCAGCATTTGATGAAATTTGGGATACGTATCAGGAAAAAGCAAAAAGTTTCCGCGCATTACAAGTGAACTAA
- the pnp gene encoding polyribonucleotide nucleotidyltransferase produces MNEKKVFSYEWAGRPLVVEVGQLAKQANGAAMIRYGETAVLATATMSKQPKALDFFPLTVNFEERLYAAGKIPGGFIKREGRPSEAAVLTSRLIDRPIRPMFPDGFRNEVQSILMVMSNDSNCPADVAAMFGSSLSLAISDIPFDGPIAGVHVGYIDGEFVVNPTVEQSAKSTVHLTVAGNKDAVNMVEAGALEVTEDIMLEAIMFGHEEIKKLIAFQEQIVAEVGKEKLEVTLYELDADLTAAIKAECEADMNTAIQTVDKQLRQENITAVKTRVIEAYEAQEADEATMKQVNAILDKMVKDEVRRLITEDKVRPDGRKQDEIRPLSSEVDLLPRAHGSALFTRGQTQALSICTLGALGDVQIIDGLGIEESKRWMHHYNFPQFSVGETGRYGSPGRREIGHGALGERAILAVMPTEEEFPYAIRCVSEVLESNGSTSQASICASTMALMAAGVPIKAPVAGIAMGLVKKGEHYTVLSDIQGMEDHLGDMDFKVAGTAKGVTALQMDIKIDGLSRDILEEALTQAKIGRMHILEHMMSTISASRTSLSQYAPKIVSIKINPDKIRDVIGPGGKVINKIIDETGVKIDTEQDGTIYIASADEAMINRAKEMIESIVREAKVGEYYLSTVKRIEKFGAFCEIFPGKDGLLHISEIQEERTKEVEDVLKLGDELLVKCIEIDKQGRVNLSRKVVIKEEKERAEQGK; encoded by the coding sequence ATGAACGAAAAAAAGGTCTTTTCGTATGAATGGGCAGGCCGTCCACTAGTAGTAGAAGTAGGACAGCTAGCAAAACAAGCAAATGGTGCTGCAATGATCCGCTACGGCGAAACAGCAGTTCTAGCTACGGCAACAATGTCAAAACAACCAAAAGCATTAGATTTCTTCCCGTTAACAGTTAACTTTGAAGAACGTCTATATGCAGCAGGTAAAATCCCTGGTGGTTTCATTAAACGTGAAGGACGTCCATCAGAAGCGGCAGTATTAACTTCTCGTCTAATTGACCGTCCAATCCGTCCAATGTTCCCGGATGGTTTCCGTAACGAAGTACAATCAATTTTAATGGTTATGTCAAATGATTCAAACTGCCCTGCTGATGTAGCGGCAATGTTTGGTTCTTCATTATCATTAGCAATTTCCGATATTCCATTCGACGGACCGATTGCAGGTGTACATGTAGGATATATCGACGGAGAATTCGTTGTGAACCCGACTGTAGAACAATCAGCAAAATCGACTGTTCACTTAACAGTAGCAGGTAACAAAGACGCGGTTAACATGGTAGAAGCAGGTGCTTTAGAAGTAACTGAAGATATAATGCTTGAAGCGATTATGTTCGGTCATGAAGAAATTAAAAAGTTAATTGCCTTCCAAGAGCAAATTGTTGCTGAAGTGGGTAAAGAAAAACTTGAAGTAACATTATATGAATTAGATGCAGACTTAACAGCAGCGATCAAAGCTGAATGTGAAGCTGATATGAATACAGCAATCCAAACGGTGGACAAGCAATTACGCCAAGAAAATATTACAGCAGTAAAAACACGTGTGATCGAAGCTTATGAAGCCCAAGAAGCTGACGAAGCTACGATGAAACAAGTGAATGCTATTTTAGATAAAATGGTAAAAGATGAAGTGCGTCGTTTAATTACAGAAGATAAAGTTCGTCCGGATGGTCGTAAGCAAGATGAAATCCGTCCGCTTTCTTCTGAAGTAGATTTATTGCCACGTGCACACGGTTCCGCATTATTCACACGTGGACAAACGCAAGCATTATCAATTTGTACTTTAGGTGCTTTAGGCGATGTTCAAATTATTGACGGCTTAGGTATTGAAGAGTCAAAACGCTGGATGCACCACTACAACTTCCCACAATTCTCAGTTGGGGAAACAGGCCGTTACGGTAGCCCGGGCCGTCGTGAAATCGGTCACGGTGCATTAGGTGAGCGTGCAATTTTAGCGGTAATGCCAACAGAAGAGGAATTCCCGTATGCAATCCGTTGCGTATCGGAAGTATTGGAATCAAATGGTTCTACTTCTCAAGCATCAATTTGTGCATCAACAATGGCACTTATGGCTGCAGGTGTGCCAATTAAAGCACCAGTTGCAGGTATCGCAATGGGTCTTGTTAAAAAAGGCGAGCACTATACAGTATTATCAGATATCCAAGGTATGGAAGACCACCTTGGCGACATGGACTTTAAAGTGGCAGGTACAGCTAAAGGTGTAACAGCACTTCAAATGGACATTAAAATCGATGGTCTGTCTCGTGATATTTTAGAAGAAGCATTAACTCAGGCGAAAATCGGCCGTATGCACATTTTAGAGCATATGATGTCAACGATTTCAGCGTCTCGCACTTCATTATCACAATACGCACCAAAAATTGTTTCAATCAAAATTAATCCTGACAAAATCCGCGATGTAATCGGACCGGGTGGTAAAGTCATCAATAAAATTATTGATGAAACAGGCGTTAAAATTGATACAGAACAAGATGGTACAATCTACATCGCTTCAGCTGATGAAGCAATGATTAACCGTGCTAAAGAAATGATCGAATCAATCGTACGCGAAGCTAAAGTAGGCGAGTACTACTTATCAACAGTAAAACGCATTGAAAAATTCGGTGCATTCTGTGAAATCTTCCCAGGTAAAGACGGCTTACTGCACATTTCGGAAATTCAGGAAGAACGTACGAAAGAAGTAGAAGACGTATTAAAACTAGGCGATGAATTACTAGTGAAATGTATCGAGATCGATAAACAAGGTCGCGTAAACTTATCACGTAAAGTAGTTATCAAAGAAGAAAAAGAGCGCGCGGAACAAGGGAAATAA
- the rpsO gene encoding 30S ribosomal protein S15: protein MAITQERKNEIIAEYRVHETDTGSPEVQVAVLTAEINALNAHLATHKKDFHSQRGLLKMVGKRRHLLKYLRENDVARYRELITKLGLRR, encoded by the coding sequence ATGGCAATTACACAAGAACGTAAAAACGAAATTATCGCTGAGTACCGCGTACACGAAACAGACACTGGTTCTCCAGAAGTACAAGTAGCTGTATTAACTGCAGAAATTAACGCATTAAACGCTCACTTAGCTACTCACAAGAAAGACTTCCACTCTCAACGTGGTCTTCTTAAAATGGTAGGTAAACGTCGTCATTTATTAAAATATTTACGTGAAAACGACGTAGCTCGTTACCGTGAATTAATTACTAAACTTGGATTACGTCGCTAA
- a CDS encoding YlmC/YmxH family sporulation protein yields the protein MLLSELAEKELIEMANGVRYGFLAETECIFDAKTGKITGFEMPAQMVKMPFQKKKAGMVKYIPWSEIILIGEDRILFQKTTSTLKHADDD from the coding sequence ATGCTTTTATCAGAGCTCGCTGAAAAAGAACTCATTGAAATGGCAAACGGCGTTCGATATGGATTTTTAGCTGAGACCGAATGTATTTTTGATGCCAAAACAGGAAAAATCACAGGCTTTGAAATGCCGGCACAAATGGTAAAGATGCCGTTCCAAAAGAAAAAGGCAGGGATGGTAAAATATATTCCCTGGAGTGAAATTATTTTAATTGGTGAAGACCGAATATTATTTCAAAAAACAACTTCGACATTAAAGCATGCCGATGATGACTGA
- a CDS encoding ABC transporter ATP-binding protein has protein sequence MNAIEVKNVSKQFKKFRLRNISFTVESGTIAGFIGQNGAGKSTTIKLILNLLKKIDGDIFLFGKDHVEHEVELKAQIGVVFDELHVPESYTPKELDVLYGNVYPTWDRPYFYQLLDQLDVPKYDKIKTMSKGAKMKLALSLALGHRPKLLLLDEPTSGLDPIVRDEVLGMLQNFMEQEDHAILFSSHITTDLEKIADTITFIHDGEILFSENKDDLLYGYGIWKGSHEEAKVIPNHSIIGKRDYVFGIEYLVMREFVNPVIELQKPTIDDLMLFFVKGRKK, from the coding sequence ATGAACGCAATTGAAGTAAAAAATGTTTCGAAGCAATTCAAAAAATTTCGTTTAAGAAATATTTCGTTCACGGTTGAGAGCGGAACGATTGCAGGCTTTATCGGGCAAAACGGGGCCGGAAAATCGACGACAATCAAACTCATTTTAAATTTGCTAAAAAAAATTGACGGCGATATTTTTTTATTCGGAAAAGATCATGTTGAACATGAAGTGGAGTTAAAGGCGCAAATCGGGGTTGTATTTGATGAACTGCATGTACCCGAAAGCTATACACCGAAGGAGCTCGATGTGCTGTACGGAAATGTGTATCCTACTTGGGACCGTCCTTATTTTTATCAATTGCTGGATCAGCTGGATGTGCCGAAGTATGACAAAATCAAAACAATGTCTAAAGGAGCAAAAATGAAGCTCGCCCTTTCACTTGCACTAGGACACCGGCCGAAACTTTTGCTGCTTGATGAACCGACGAGCGGTCTTGATCCGATCGTGCGCGATGAAGTGCTCGGAATGCTACAAAATTTTATGGAACAAGAAGATCATGCCATTTTATTTTCATCGCATATTACAACAGATTTAGAGAAAATTGCAGATACGATAACATTTATCCATGATGGCGAAATTTTGTTCAGTGAGAATAAAGATGACCTGTTGTACGGTTACGGAATTTGGAAAGGATCTCATGAAGAAGCGAAAGTTATACCGAACCATTCGATTATCGGCAAACGGGATTATGTATTTGGAATTGAGTACTTGGTCATGCGTGAATTCGTGAATCCAGTTATTGAATTGCAAAAACCGACGATTGATGATCTGATGCTGTTTTTCGTAAAGGGGCGTAAAAAATGA
- a CDS encoding M16 family metallopeptidase, whose protein sequence is MVQVITAKNGVRIVTEQMPHVRSLSVGIWVNAGSRYETKEENGITHFIEHMLFKGTKNRTARQIAEEFDRIGGEINAFTSKEHTCYYAKVLDHHGELAIDILADMFFNSLFAKEEIERERQVVLEEIYMSEDDPADDVHEKLWGVMFPDDALGRPILGTPETLSTFDEKMIRGYMAKHYGPQNVVISIAGNIEESLLEKVEALFGNYEASAESIVSKPSYPVFTPGEVEKMRDTEQAHIAISFPAIAVKDPKMYSFIALNNIIGGNMSSRLFQEVREERGLAYSVFSYQSSYEDVGTFTIYASASKQNLDALKQQIDQTLFDLVAGGVTETELENAKEQLKGGFVLGLEGTEDFMNRNGVNELIHQNHRSVDEVLAKIDAISMETIDELITQILLSEPAIAIIGPENE, encoded by the coding sequence ATGGTACAAGTAATTACAGCAAAAAATGGCGTACGCATTGTCACAGAGCAAATGCCGCATGTCCGGTCATTATCGGTCGGTATTTGGGTCAACGCAGGCTCACGCTACGAAACAAAAGAAGAAAATGGGATTACCCATTTCATCGAGCATATGCTTTTCAAAGGAACGAAAAACCGTACAGCCCGCCAAATCGCGGAAGAGTTCGACCGTATCGGCGGCGAGATTAATGCCTTCACTTCGAAGGAACATACATGCTATTACGCGAAAGTGCTGGACCATCATGGGGAGCTCGCAATCGATATTCTGGCCGATATGTTTTTTAACTCATTATTTGCAAAAGAAGAAATTGAACGTGAACGCCAAGTTGTTCTTGAAGAAATCTACATGAGTGAAGACGATCCCGCAGATGATGTCCATGAAAAATTATGGGGTGTCATGTTCCCGGATGATGCGCTAGGCCGTCCGATTTTAGGGACACCGGAAACGCTATCGACATTTGATGAAAAGATGATTCGGGGGTATATGGCGAAACATTACGGCCCTCAAAATGTTGTCATTTCGATTGCAGGGAATATTGAAGAAAGTTTACTGGAAAAAGTGGAAGCACTATTCGGAAACTATGAAGCAAGTGCTGAGTCAATTGTTTCCAAACCGTCTTATCCGGTATTTACACCAGGTGAAGTTGAAAAAATGCGCGATACCGAACAGGCGCATATTGCAATTTCATTCCCGGCCATTGCGGTAAAAGATCCGAAAATGTACAGCTTTATTGCGTTAAATAATATTATCGGCGGCAATATGAGTTCACGCCTGTTCCAGGAAGTGCGCGAGGAACGCGGCTTGGCGTATTCTGTATTCAGCTACCAGTCAAGCTATGAAGATGTTGGGACGTTTACGATTTATGCGTCGGCATCGAAACAAAACTTAGATGCATTAAAGCAGCAGATCGACCAGACGTTATTTGACCTTGTGGCAGGAGGGGTAACAGAAACTGAGCTTGAAAATGCGAAGGAGCAGTTAAAAGGCGGCTTCGTTCTAGGGCTTGAAGGAACGGAAGACTTTATGAACCGTAACGGGGTCAATGAACTGATCCACCAAAATCACCGCTCAGTAGATGAAGTACTGGCAAAGATTGATGCGATTTCGATGGAAACGATCGATGAGTTAATTACACAAATTTTATTATCCGAACCGGCAATTGCGATTATCGGACCGGAAAACGAATAA
- a CDS encoding NAD(P)-dependent oxidoreductase: MTERWLVIGTDERMKFLAKQLSTNDRTVYYKNTTVWDEALNKVALELHPTEIVLPIHPLSIQVEELLGIRQARFFAGKLTDQWKLVLENKCLHYYLEDETFIWKNAALTAEGFLAHLYKEKVNVQYKTIMITGFGRVAKMLALFLTRLNAKVIIAVRSETQKAEALAYGYTGIELTEKNSMEADFMINTIPTKWLTKDFESWMIRPIYDVASSPGCLNDIKLSQYELLPALPGKYFPQAAANLLYETILELRKEEANA, translated from the coding sequence ATGACTGAACGCTGGCTTGTGATCGGTACAGACGAGCGGATGAAGTTTTTGGCGAAGCAGTTATCGACAAATGATCGCACGGTGTATTACAAAAATACGACTGTTTGGGATGAAGCACTGAACAAAGTGGCGTTGGAGCTGCACCCGACAGAAATTGTGTTGCCGATCCACCCTTTATCGATTCAAGTGGAGGAGCTTTTAGGTATACGTCAGGCACGATTTTTTGCGGGGAAATTGACAGATCAATGGAAACTAGTTCTTGAAAATAAGTGCTTGCATTATTATTTGGAAGATGAAACATTCATCTGGAAAAATGCCGCACTTACTGCAGAAGGCTTTCTAGCGCATTTGTATAAAGAAAAGGTAAATGTGCAGTATAAAACAATTATGATTACAGGGTTTGGACGTGTAGCAAAAATGCTTGCCCTGTTTTTAACACGTCTCAATGCAAAGGTCATCATCGCCGTTCGTTCGGAAACGCAAAAAGCCGAGGCCCTTGCATATGGCTATACTGGTATTGAATTAACTGAGAAAAATAGTATGGAAGCGGATTTTATGATTAATACGATCCCGACAAAATGGCTGACAAAGGATTTTGAATCATGGATGATCCGTCCGATTTATGATGTCGCATCAAGCCCGGGGTGTTTGAACGATATCAAATTATCTCAATATGAGCTGCTACCTGCATTACCTGGGAAATACTTTCCGCAAGCTGCAGCAAACTTATTATACGAAACGATACTAGAATTACGAAAGGAGGAAGCAAATGCTTGA
- a CDS encoding GntR family transcriptional regulator — translation MIIKLSNNSEKPIYEQITDQLKQAILTGTLLTGDSLPSIRALAKELKISVMTTKRAYADLERDGFIVTIAGKGSYVSERNQDFLREELIRQIEVHFTKVVSIAKTANVPKEELHDLLDLLLEE, via the coding sequence TTGATTATCAAATTGAGCAATAACAGTGAAAAGCCTATTTATGAGCAAATTACAGATCAGTTAAAACAGGCCATTTTGACAGGCACACTGTTAACAGGTGATTCCCTACCTTCTATTAGGGCATTGGCGAAAGAATTGAAAATCAGTGTTATGACAACGAAGAGGGCGTATGCAGATTTGGAACGGGATGGCTTTATCGTCACGATTGCCGGTAAAGGAAGCTATGTGTCGGAACGCAATCAGGATTTCCTGCGTGAAGAGCTGATCCGCCAAATTGAAGTGCATTTCACGAAAGTGGTATCCATCGCGAAAACTGCCAATGTGCCGAAAGAGGAACTGCATGACTTACTCGATTTACTATTGGAGGAATGA
- a CDS encoding ATPase yields MKQMLFRFYGQQLSAWILFTPLVASIIALPLLFEGAESAAYFILSISITALCAVYLDQRESQLVMTSLFPISKKTFFIVDLSFLGRYTLYYILYTIVASTAIQTLLEQQLVLPSVKQLLVSFGISFFIIAFFLLFRRIRFGYFLNLSIIFLPLAFTQFLSFFENLTTLMSTVLFFVLLVVLIIAASITYFRENRRDVS; encoded by the coding sequence ATGAAACAGATGCTTTTTCGTTTTTACGGACAGCAATTGTCTGCATGGATTTTGTTTACACCACTTGTGGCATCAATTATCGCTCTTCCTTTATTATTTGAAGGTGCCGAATCGGCTGCTTACTTTATACTGTCCATCAGTATAACAGCGCTCTGTGCCGTTTATCTGGATCAACGTGAGAGCCAGCTCGTCATGACAAGTTTGTTTCCGATTTCCAAAAAGACATTTTTCATTGTGGACCTCTCATTTTTAGGACGTTACACACTGTACTATATCCTTTATACAATTGTAGCATCGACTGCTATTCAAACATTACTCGAACAGCAACTTGTTTTGCCTTCTGTCAAACAGCTATTAGTAAGCTTTGGCATCAGCTTTTTTATTATCGCTTTTTTCCTGCTGTTTCGGCGTATCAGATTCGGATACTTTTTAAACCTTTCCATCATCTTTCTTCCATTGGCGTTCACACAATTTTTGTCATTTTTTGAAAACCTGACAACTTTAATGAGCACCGTATTATTCTTTGTTTTATTAGTTGTTCTCATCATCGCAGCAAGCATCACTTACTTTCGTGAAAACAGGAGGGATGTCTCATGA
- a CDS encoding dipicolinate synthase subunit B: MLEGKRIGLGITASHCTYEDVIPKITRFREAGATVVPIITPSVLHAATRFGTGEEWIAKIEEFSGEKVVSSIAEAEPFGPSNPLDCMVIAPMTGNSISKFANAATDNAVLMAAKATLRNGSPVVLGISTNDALGLNGMNLMKLMNAKNIFFIPFGQDDPIKKPTSLIADFTKMLDTVAYTLAHKKQIQPIFIQYFK, translated from the coding sequence ATGCTTGAGGGAAAACGCATTGGTTTAGGAATTACCGCATCACATTGTACGTATGAAGATGTCATACCGAAAATTACTCGATTTCGTGAAGCCGGTGCAACCGTTGTACCGATTATAACGCCTTCTGTATTACATGCAGCTACACGATTTGGAACGGGTGAAGAATGGATTGCGAAAATCGAAGAATTCTCTGGGGAAAAGGTTGTCAGTTCCATTGCGGAAGCGGAGCCGTTTGGACCGAGTAATCCATTAGACTGTATGGTAATCGCACCGATGACAGGGAACTCGATCAGTAAATTTGCGAATGCCGCAACAGACAATGCCGTACTGATGGCAGCAAAGGCGACACTTCGAAATGGTTCACCTGTAGTACTTGGTATTTCAACGAATGATGCGCTTGGGTTAAACGGAATGAATTTAATGAAATTAATGAATGCGAAAAACATTTTCTTCATTCCATTCGGTCAGGACGATCCAATTAAAAAACCGACGTCACTCATAGCGGATTTCACAAAAATGCTCGATACTGTAGCATATACGCTCGCTCATAAAAAACAGATCCAGCCGATATTTATACAATATTTTAAATAA